One genomic region from Pseudoduganella dura encodes:
- a CDS encoding sensor histidine kinase, which translates to MVSLHRKLLLWLLLPQLVLWVAGGFFTYRLAAGYANRAIDASLAQASRALLRQVKPIDQGLLIDFPRAAQDVLEADPRDPLMYTVSTPPGHFILGNENLPLPPAGSERKLDTPTFYDGDVVPQPDPSGTPKHMRIAALYVAFGDISAPQQTMLVQVARSSANREELARAILADTLLPLSGLMLLMSVIVWAGIRAGLAPLARLRREVESRAPGDLTPLKLDLAPTELRSLAGALNDLLASVRHHVGAQQRFIADAAHQLRTPLAGLKSQTRLALEAAGDDTQRARLDMVHQSATRSAHLVAQLLTLARAEPGAAATLERARFDLHRFVQEVAAHLVPRALRAGVDLGVEVPADIELPAHANAALLREALTNLVDNAIRYAGRGAEVTLHVRQEGADAVIVVDDNGPGIAAADRERVFERFVRATEGGDGCGLGLAIVREIIERHHGTVTLGDAEPHGLRVTIRLPRGPVAE; encoded by the coding sequence ATGGTTTCGCTGCACCGCAAGCTGCTGCTCTGGCTGTTGTTGCCGCAGCTGGTGCTGTGGGTGGCGGGCGGCTTCTTTACCTACCGGCTGGCGGCCGGCTATGCGAACCGCGCGATCGACGCCAGCCTGGCGCAGGCTTCCCGCGCGCTGCTGCGGCAGGTCAAGCCGATCGACCAGGGCCTGCTGATCGACTTTCCCCGCGCCGCCCAGGACGTGCTGGAAGCGGACCCGCGCGATCCGCTGATGTATACCGTGAGCACGCCGCCCGGTCACTTCATACTCGGCAACGAAAACCTGCCGCTGCCGCCGGCCGGCAGCGAGCGCAAGCTCGACACACCGACGTTCTATGACGGCGACGTGGTGCCGCAACCCGACCCCAGCGGCACGCCGAAGCACATGCGCATCGCCGCGCTGTACGTGGCGTTCGGCGACATCAGCGCGCCGCAGCAGACGATGCTGGTGCAGGTGGCGCGCAGCAGCGCCAACCGCGAGGAACTGGCGCGCGCGATCCTGGCCGACACGCTGTTACCCCTTTCGGGCCTGATGCTGCTGATGAGCGTGATCGTGTGGGCCGGCATCCGCGCCGGCCTGGCACCGCTGGCACGGCTGCGCCGCGAAGTGGAAAGCCGTGCGCCGGGCGACCTGACGCCGCTCAAGCTCGACCTCGCGCCGACCGAACTGCGCTCGCTGGCCGGCGCGCTGAACGACCTGCTGGCATCGGTGCGGCACCACGTGGGCGCCCAGCAGCGCTTCATCGCCGATGCGGCCCACCAGTTGCGCACGCCGCTGGCCGGCCTGAAAAGCCAGACCAGGCTGGCCCTGGAGGCGGCCGGCGACGACACCCAGCGCGCCCGGCTCGACATGGTGCACCAGAGCGCCACGCGCAGCGCCCACCTGGTGGCGCAGCTGCTGACGCTGGCCCGTGCCGAGCCGGGCGCGGCGGCCACGCTGGAACGCGCCCGCTTCGACCTGCACCGGTTCGTGCAAGAAGTGGCGGCGCACCTGGTGCCGCGCGCGTTGCGGGCCGGGGTGGATCTGGGCGTGGAAGTCCCGGCCGATATCGAACTGCCCGCGCATGCCAACGCCGCGCTGCTGCGCGAAGCGCTGACGAACCTGGTCGACAACGCGATCCGCTATGCCGGGCGCGGCGCCGAAGTCACGCTGCACGTGCGGCAGGAAGGCGCGGACGCGGTCATCGTCGTCGACGACAACGGCCCGGGCATCGCCGCCGCCGACCGCGAGCGCGTGTTCGAACGCTTCGTGCGCGCCACCGAGGGCGGCGACGGCTGCGGGCTCGGTCTCGCCATCGTGCGCGAGATCATCGAGCGGCACCACGGCACCGTCACACTGGGCGACGCCGAACCGCACGGGCTGCGCGTCACGATCCGGCTGCCGCGCGGCCCGGTGGCGGAATGA
- a CDS encoding ABC transporter substrate-binding protein gives MLSRPFLQSFLRRATGVLAAALLSHAHAGEVEVLHFWASGGEAHAVAQLKATLRANGHTWKDFAIADGGGGLAVVMLGSRVRSGNPPTAAQIKGVAIQEWARTGKLSGIEDVASADGWNALLPRLVSDTMKYRGHYVAAPLNVHRVNWLWINADVLRRAGAKVPATWDEFFATAEAIRKAGITPVAYGGQSWLDMGTFESVAIGVGGVEFYKKAFLQLDRAALTSPAMEKTLETYKRLKSYTDQRNMGRDWVSATAMLNRGQAGMLIMGDWAKAEMLAAGKRPGVDILCTSTPGSREAFSFDIDSIVLFDVSDEKKAAQRDLARAVMGREFQQAFNLAKGSIPARLDVPLDRFDACARRARQDFQHGAKHGTLLPSLAHGMAQPSHTVAPMWDVIQQFWNQDRMTAREAMNRLAAAARPPPPPGR, from the coding sequence TTGCTTTCGCGGCCGTTCCTGCAATCGTTCCTGCGCCGCGCCACGGGCGTGCTGGCGGCCGCCCTGTTGTCCCATGCGCACGCCGGCGAAGTCGAGGTGCTGCACTTCTGGGCCAGCGGCGGCGAGGCGCACGCTGTCGCGCAGCTGAAGGCCACGCTGCGCGCCAACGGGCACACGTGGAAGGATTTCGCGATCGCCGATGGCGGCGGCGGGCTGGCGGTGGTCATGCTCGGTTCGCGCGTGCGGTCCGGCAACCCGCCCACCGCGGCGCAGATCAAGGGCGTGGCGATCCAGGAATGGGCGCGCACCGGCAAGCTGTCCGGCATCGAGGACGTGGCCAGCGCCGACGGCTGGAACGCGCTGCTGCCCAGGCTCGTCAGCGACACGATGAAGTACCGCGGCCATTACGTGGCGGCGCCGCTGAACGTGCACCGCGTGAACTGGCTGTGGATCAATGCCGACGTGCTGCGCCGCGCCGGCGCGAAGGTGCCGGCCACGTGGGACGAATTCTTCGCCACCGCGGAGGCGATCCGCAAGGCCGGCATCACGCCGGTAGCCTACGGCGGCCAGTCGTGGCTGGACATGGGCACGTTCGAAAGCGTGGCGATCGGCGTGGGCGGCGTGGAGTTCTACAAGAAGGCCTTCCTCCAGCTGGACCGTGCCGCGCTCACCAGCCCGGCGATGGAAAAGACGCTGGAAACGTACAAGCGGCTGAAGTCCTATACGGACCAGCGCAACATGGGCCGCGACTGGGTATCGGCCACGGCCATGCTGAACCGCGGCCAGGCCGGCATGCTGATCATGGGCGACTGGGCCAAGGCCGAGATGCTGGCCGCCGGCAAGCGGCCCGGCGTGGATATCCTGTGCACGTCGACGCCCGGCTCGCGCGAAGCATTCAGCTTCGACATCGATTCGATCGTGCTGTTCGACGTGAGCGACGAAAAGAAAGCGGCGCAGCGCGACCTGGCGCGTGCCGTGATGGGCCGCGAATTCCAGCAGGCCTTCAACCTCGCCAAGGGTTCGATACCGGCGCGGCTCGACGTGCCGCTGGACCGCTTCGATGCCTGCGCCCGGCGCGCGCGGCAGGATTTCCAGCACGGCGCGAAGCACGGCACCCTGCTGCCCAGCCTGGCCCACGGCATGGCACAGCCTTCGCACACCGTGGCGCCGATGTGGGATGTCATCCAGCAGTTCTGGAACCAGGACCGAATGACGGCCCGCGAAGCGATGAACCGGCTGGCCGCCGCCGCCCGGCCGCCACCGCCCCCGGGGCGCTGA
- a CDS encoding MFS transporter produces the protein MEHQALDVRAHINGRSMSRYQWLLLGLCFLIVATDGMDVAIMGFLAPDIIAEWGISRTAFGVAMSATPVGLAIGALFVGPMSDRWGRKKMLLGAVALFGLFNVLSAAADSIVVLGLLRFLTGLGLGAAMPCCTTLLSEYVPERSRSTLLAVMFTGFNLGSALIGFAAAALLPSYGWRAMLVMGGAVPLLCLPFYLFLLPESARFMVVRKMPSARIAQTLRRVCGGDFADTTRFHVSEPPVATGHPVATLVSPTYKSMTLSLWTTYFMGLLVIYLLGGWLPTLIRDAGLPIERAASLTALFQLGGTVGALVVGFYMDRWRANRVIGLAYAGGAVFILALAASDIHSAMFTAFVMLAGFCMNGAQTGMTAFAPACYPTAVRATGVSWMLGIGRFGSILGSLLGGVLLSMGWGFSAVIAILGIPAAIAGLAILLVNAGARNAAKPA, from the coding sequence ATGGAACACCAAGCGCTGGACGTTCGCGCCCACATCAACGGACGAAGCATGTCCCGCTACCAATGGCTGCTGCTCGGCCTTTGTTTCCTCATCGTGGCCACCGACGGCATGGACGTGGCGATCATGGGATTCCTGGCGCCGGACATCATTGCCGAATGGGGCATCTCGCGCACCGCGTTCGGCGTGGCGATGAGCGCCACGCCGGTCGGGCTGGCGATCGGCGCGCTGTTCGTCGGGCCGATGTCGGACCGCTGGGGCCGCAAGAAAATGCTGCTCGGCGCCGTCGCGCTGTTCGGCCTGTTCAACGTGCTCAGCGCGGCCGCCGACAGTATCGTGGTGCTGGGACTGCTGCGCTTCCTCACCGGCCTGGGCCTGGGCGCCGCGATGCCCTGCTGCACCACGCTGCTGTCGGAATACGTGCCGGAGCGCTCGCGCAGCACGCTGCTGGCCGTGATGTTCACCGGGTTCAACCTGGGTTCGGCGCTGATCGGCTTTGCCGCGGCGGCGCTGCTGCCGTCGTACGGCTGGCGCGCGATGCTGGTGATGGGAGGCGCGGTTCCGCTGCTGTGCCTGCCTTTCTACCTGTTCCTGCTGCCCGAATCGGCCCGCTTCATGGTGGTGCGCAAGATGCCTTCCGCCAGGATCGCGCAGACGCTGCGCCGCGTCTGCGGCGGCGATTTCGCCGACACCACCCGCTTCCATGTCAGCGAGCCGCCGGTCGCCACCGGCCACCCGGTGGCCACGCTGGTCTCGCCCACCTACAAGTCGATGACACTGTCGCTGTGGACCACGTATTTCATGGGCCTGCTGGTGATCTACCTGCTGGGCGGCTGGCTGCCCACGCTGATCCGCGACGCCGGCCTGCCGATCGAACGGGCCGCCAGCCTGACGGCGCTGTTCCAGCTGGGCGGCACCGTTGGCGCGCTCGTCGTGGGCTTCTACATGGACCGCTGGCGCGCCAACCGCGTGATCGGCCTGGCCTACGCCGGCGGCGCGGTGTTCATCCTGGCGCTGGCGGCCAGCGACATCCATTCCGCGATGTTCACCGCCTTCGTGATGCTGGCCGGCTTCTGCATGAACGGCGCGCAGACAGGCATGACCGCGTTCGCGCCGGCCTGCTACCCGACCGCGGTGCGCGCCACGGGCGTGAGCTGGATGCTGGGCATCGGCCGTTTCGGCAGCATCCTCGGCTCGCTGCTGGGCGGCGTGCTGCTGTCGATGGGCTGGGGCTTCTCCGCCGTGATCGCGATCCTCGGCATCCCGGCCGCCATCGCCGGGCTGGCGATCCTGCTGGTCAATGCAGGCGCACGCAACGCCGCCAAGCCTGCCTGA
- a CDS encoding patatin-like phospholipase family protein translates to MLITTPKTVSLALQGGGTYGAFTWGVLDRLLDEEHLAIDSLTGSSAGAINAVVTADGFAYGGGRRGAQAALRKFWTTLGKVSLMSPLQRSPVDRITGSWAMDYTPAYHLMEMMGAIMGPVTNAPLTINPLKQFLSTMVDFKRVRGCEEFELFIGATNVRTGTGKIFKRRELDVQKVLASACLPSVFAGVEVDGELYWDGSYVANPPLFPLLERPARDVIVVQINPIARKDLPRSQADISNRSNEIAFNIAFVREISSLYHSQRLAEEERAARVAVNPTRLHLISGLDVLSSSGLSSKFNSEMGFLEKLHGDGVAAAEQWLREHGDSLGHRSTLDPAWVFAPDLMA, encoded by the coding sequence TTGCTGATCACGACACCCAAGACCGTCAGCCTCGCCCTGCAAGGCGGCGGCACCTACGGCGCCTTTACCTGGGGCGTACTGGACCGGCTGCTCGACGAAGAGCATCTTGCAATCGATTCGCTGACCGGCAGCAGTGCCGGCGCGATCAACGCCGTGGTTACCGCCGACGGCTTTGCCTATGGCGGCGGCCGGCGCGGTGCCCAGGCGGCGCTGCGCAAGTTCTGGACCACGCTGGGCAAGGTTTCACTGATGAGCCCGCTGCAACGTTCGCCGGTCGACCGCATCACGGGCAGCTGGGCCATGGATTACACGCCCGCCTACCACCTGATGGAAATGATGGGGGCGATCATGGGCCCGGTGACCAATGCGCCGCTCACGATCAACCCGTTGAAGCAGTTCCTGTCGACGATGGTGGACTTCAAGCGGGTGCGCGGTTGCGAGGAATTCGAGCTGTTCATCGGCGCCACCAATGTGCGCACCGGCACCGGCAAGATCTTCAAGCGCAGGGAACTCGACGTGCAGAAGGTGCTCGCATCGGCGTGCCTGCCGTCGGTATTCGCCGGCGTGGAAGTCGATGGCGAGCTTTACTGGGACGGCAGCTACGTCGCCAATCCGCCGCTGTTCCCCCTGCTCGAGCGGCCGGCGCGCGACGTGATCGTGGTGCAGATCAATCCGATCGCCCGCAAGGACCTGCCGCGCAGCCAGGCCGACATCTCCAACCGCTCCAACGAAATCGCCTTCAATATCGCTTTCGTGCGCGAAATCAGCTCGCTGTATCACTCGCAGCGGCTGGCCGAGGAAGAGCGCGCCGCGCGCGTGGCCGTCAACCCGACCCGGCTGCACCTGATCAGCGGCCTGGACGTGCTTTCCAGTAGCGGCCTGTCGAGCAAGTTCAATTCCGAGATGGGTTTCCTGGAGAAGCTGCACGGCGACGGCGTGGCCGCGGCGGAACAGTGGCTGCGCGAGCACGGCGACAGCCTCGGCCACCGGTCCACGCTCGACCCGGCATGGGTCTTCGCACCGGACCTGATGGCGTGA
- the ppk2 gene encoding polyphosphate kinase 2, giving the protein MLNNHPQDVIHRMQRDIADSYDEELELELDDRDLDPDTLLPQGGRSDAEREERRAYFRELFRLQAELVKLQDWVVHTGHRVVILFEGRDAAGKGGVIKRIAQRLNPRVCRVTALPAPNDRERTQWYFQRYVCHLPAAGEIVLFDRSWYNRAGVERVMGFCTDAEYEEFFQTVPEFERMLARSGIQLIKYWFSISDEEQNARFLSRIHDPLKQWKLSPMDLESRRRWEEYTKAKEIMLERTHIPEAKWWVVQGVDKKKARLNCIAHLLAQIPYEEVERPAIDLPEREYHEDYVRRPVPGEIIVPEIY; this is encoded by the coding sequence ATGTTGAACAACCATCCGCAGGACGTCATCCACCGCATGCAGCGCGACATCGCCGACAGCTACGACGAGGAGCTGGAACTGGAGCTTGACGACCGCGACCTCGATCCGGACACGCTGCTGCCGCAGGGCGGGCGCAGCGACGCCGAACGGGAGGAACGCCGCGCCTACTTCCGCGAGCTGTTCCGCCTGCAGGCCGAACTGGTCAAGCTGCAGGACTGGGTGGTGCACACGGGCCACCGCGTGGTGATCCTGTTCGAAGGCCGCGACGCCGCCGGCAAGGGCGGCGTCATCAAGCGCATCGCCCAGCGCCTGAATCCCCGCGTGTGCCGCGTGACCGCCCTGCCCGCGCCCAACGACCGCGAGCGCACGCAATGGTATTTCCAGCGCTATGTGTGCCACCTGCCGGCCGCCGGCGAAATCGTGCTGTTCGACCGCAGCTGGTACAACCGCGCCGGTGTCGAGCGCGTGATGGGCTTTTGCACGGATGCCGAGTACGAGGAATTCTTCCAGACAGTGCCCGAGTTCGAGCGGATGCTGGCCCGTTCCGGCATCCAGCTGATCAAGTACTGGTTCTCGATCTCGGACGAGGAACAGAATGCCCGCTTCCTGAGCCGCATCCACGATCCGCTGAAGCAGTGGAAGCTGTCGCCGATGGACCTGGAATCGCGCCGCCGCTGGGAGGAATACACGAAGGCCAAGGAGATCATGCTGGAACGCACCCATATCCCCGAGGCGAAATGGTGGGTCGTGCAGGGCGTGGACAAGAAGAAGGCGCGGCTGAACTGCATCGCCCACCTGCTGGCGCAGATTCCGTACGAGGAAGTGGAACGACCGGCGATCGACCTGCCCGAGCGCGAATACCACGAGGACTACGTGCGGCGCCCGGTGCCGGGCGAGATCATCGTACCCGAGATTTACTGA
- a CDS encoding SdrD B-like domain-containing protein — translation MSDISLFSTVHVDEDTSVTLSLRDVLAEAGYTNESGVIIESLITILPDGEYVEGDTALLGLAGGDKIYVRPGAWHKDYNGEFSTYQFLVEDKTNGNYLSLELRVVIDPVNDAPTGADKAFDLANHDAVVLGTADFGFVDAVEGDAFKSVIIETLPAAGTILLNGSAVAAGTEIAVADIAAGKLAFMPSGTSGGLVELGFHVRDNGGLTGTGAQDTSIATNYLTFKVPAPEVTPEEPGNPGTGAPTLAKLGDTVWEDSNANGIQDAGEAGIANVTVALRDTNGNVIQTTTTDASGHYGFSVGTGTYTVAVTAPQGYVATTKGAGTDSAADSDIGADGVTDAISITKGDVNNTADAGLYRNASIASTVWNDADRDGTIDANEQGIGNVKVSLLDVNGNIVTTAITDAAGQYQFGDLKPGTYSLKFDAATLPAGVTFADGTGTTDKVTLTSGQHAAFEEAAVSQLGTIASTVWEDRNANGIQDSGETGVIGATVKLVDAKGATVATTTTDAKGNYAFTTAVGEYSVQVEKPAGYVFTSQDKGGNDAIDSDVDATGASATFTVKAGATADPADAGVYRTASLGNKVWYDCDGDGIQDAGESGIKGAKVTLLDESGKAVAVTSTDSAGQYAFTGLKPGVYSVQFDTSALPSGYVVTKQDAGSNDAVDSDVDANGLSHKVTLVSGENNTSIDAGIADAATIGDRVWLDTDADGIQDTGEAGVANVAMTLTDAKGNVVATTTTDASGNYKFSVAAGTYSVSMKTPDGYNITKQYATTSGADSNADAKGNLGTVTVKAGEVVKTLDAGLVQSSIGSTVWEDSDFDGVQDKGECGIGGVTVKLYDANHKLVGTTVTTADGSYSFGKLTAGSYSVEVTRPTGYYTTKANVGSDALDSDFTNLTGTSTVAGSGVFKLAAGEQKTDVDAGLYRKASIGDKVWRDANHNGVQDKGEEGIGKIKVMLYDAVTNKLLETTYTDSKGSYLFDDLDPGSYYLKFDKTGVKFTDLKGNTYAMNDWKWGVKNTGTNDQIDTDVNGDGVSKVGLTQTDATFLSSGENDMSWDAAITPIAIDLNGDGIHTIARADFTGSFDLLGTGSAIKSGWLSSGDAFLAIDANGNGRIDSIAELFGGASKGSGFAKLSSFDSNGDGFVTAEDAQFSALTLWQDANSNGITDAGELVSLAQAGVTSLAVAFEELPFLDANGNLHLERSSAVVNGNEVSMTDVYFNVDVADVTAAGLEATTMAQLIGQAAIGA, via the coding sequence ATGAGCGATATATCACTTTTCAGCACGGTTCACGTCGACGAAGACACGTCGGTAACCCTCTCCCTGCGCGACGTCCTGGCGGAAGCCGGGTACACCAACGAGTCTGGCGTCATCATCGAAAGCCTGATCACCATCCTGCCCGATGGCGAGTATGTCGAGGGCGATACGGCCCTGCTCGGCCTGGCAGGCGGTGACAAGATCTACGTGCGTCCCGGTGCATGGCACAAGGATTACAACGGCGAATTCAGCACGTACCAGTTCCTGGTCGAGGACAAGACGAACGGCAATTACCTGTCGCTGGAACTGCGGGTCGTCATCGATCCGGTCAACGACGCGCCGACCGGTGCCGACAAGGCATTCGACCTGGCCAACCACGATGCCGTGGTGCTGGGTACCGCCGACTTCGGCTTCGTGGACGCCGTCGAAGGCGATGCCTTCAAGTCCGTCATCATCGAAACGCTGCCGGCCGCCGGCACGATCCTGCTGAACGGCAGCGCCGTGGCTGCCGGTACCGAGATCGCCGTGGCCGACATCGCCGCCGGCAAGCTGGCCTTCATGCCGAGCGGCACCTCGGGCGGCCTCGTCGAACTGGGCTTCCACGTGCGCGACAACGGCGGCCTGACGGGCACCGGCGCGCAGGACACCAGCATCGCTACCAACTACCTGACGTTCAAGGTGCCCGCACCGGAAGTCACGCCGGAAGAGCCGGGCAACCCGGGTACCGGCGCGCCGACACTGGCCAAGCTGGGCGACACGGTGTGGGAAGACAGCAACGCCAACGGCATTCAGGATGCCGGCGAGGCAGGCATTGCCAACGTGACCGTCGCGCTGCGCGACACGAACGGCAACGTGATCCAGACCACCACCACCGATGCGAGCGGGCACTACGGCTTCTCCGTCGGCACCGGCACCTACACGGTCGCGGTCACCGCGCCGCAAGGCTATGTCGCCACCACCAAGGGTGCCGGCACGGACAGCGCCGCCGACAGCGATATCGGCGCGGATGGCGTGACCGATGCGATCAGCATCACCAAGGGCGACGTCAACAATACCGCCGACGCCGGCCTGTACCGCAACGCCAGCATCGCCAGCACCGTCTGGAACGACGCCGACCGCGACGGCACGATCGACGCGAACGAACAGGGCATCGGCAACGTCAAGGTCTCGCTGCTGGATGTCAATGGCAATATCGTCACCACGGCCATCACCGATGCCGCCGGCCAGTACCAGTTCGGCGACCTGAAGCCTGGTACCTACAGCCTGAAATTCGATGCCGCCACGCTGCCGGCCGGCGTGACGTTCGCCGACGGCACCGGCACCACCGACAAGGTCACGCTGACTTCCGGCCAGCATGCCGCGTTCGAGGAAGCCGCGGTATCGCAGCTCGGCACGATCGCCAGCACGGTGTGGGAAGACAGGAACGCCAACGGCATCCAGGACAGCGGCGAGACCGGCGTTATCGGCGCCACCGTGAAGCTGGTCGACGCCAAGGGCGCCACCGTGGCCACCACGACCACCGATGCGAAAGGCAACTACGCCTTCACGACCGCGGTCGGCGAGTACTCGGTGCAGGTCGAGAAGCCGGCCGGCTACGTGTTCACCAGCCAGGACAAGGGCGGCAACGACGCCATCGACAGCGACGTGGACGCCACCGGCGCCTCCGCCACCTTCACGGTGAAAGCCGGCGCGACGGCCGACCCGGCCGACGCCGGCGTCTACCGCACGGCATCGCTGGGCAACAAGGTCTGGTACGACTGCGACGGCGACGGCATCCAGGACGCCGGCGAAAGCGGCATCAAGGGCGCCAAGGTTACGCTGCTCGACGAAAGCGGCAAGGCGGTCGCGGTTACCAGCACCGACAGCGCCGGCCAGTACGCGTTCACCGGCCTGAAACCGGGCGTCTACAGCGTGCAGTTCGACACCTCGGCCCTGCCTTCGGGCTACGTGGTCACGAAGCAGGACGCGGGCAGCAACGACGCCGTCGATTCCGACGTGGATGCCAACGGCCTGTCGCACAAGGTCACGCTGGTCTCCGGCGAAAACAACACCAGCATCGACGCCGGCATCGCAGACGCGGCGACGATCGGCGACCGCGTGTGGCTCGACACGGATGCCGACGGCATCCAGGACACCGGCGAAGCCGGCGTGGCCAACGTGGCCATGACGCTGACGGATGCCAAGGGCAACGTCGTGGCGACGACCACCACCGACGCAAGCGGCAACTACAAGTTCAGCGTGGCGGCCGGCACCTACAGCGTCAGCATGAAGACGCCCGACGGCTACAACATCACGAAACAGTATGCGACGACATCCGGCGCCGACAGCAACGCCGATGCCAAGGGCAACCTGGGCACCGTGACGGTCAAGGCGGGCGAAGTCGTGAAGACGCTCGACGCCGGCCTCGTGCAGAGCAGCATCGGCAGCACCGTGTGGGAAGACAGCGACTTCGACGGCGTGCAGGACAAGGGCGAATGCGGCATCGGCGGCGTGACCGTCAAGCTGTACGACGCGAACCACAAGCTGGTGGGCACTACCGTGACCACGGCCGACGGCAGCTACTCGTTCGGCAAGCTGACCGCCGGCTCGTACAGCGTGGAAGTGACGCGCCCGACCGGCTACTACACGACCAAGGCGAACGTGGGTTCCGATGCGCTGGACTCCGACTTCACCAACCTGACCGGCACCTCCACGGTCGCGGGCAGCGGCGTGTTCAAGCTGGCCGCCGGCGAGCAGAAGACCGACGTGGACGCGGGCCTGTACCGCAAGGCCAGCATCGGCGACAAGGTCTGGCGCGACGCCAACCACAACGGCGTGCAGGACAAGGGCGAGGAAGGCATCGGCAAGATCAAGGTCATGCTGTATGACGCCGTGACCAACAAGCTGCTGGAAACCACCTACACCGACAGCAAGGGCAGCTACCTGTTCGACGACCTCGATCCGGGCAGCTACTACCTGAAATTCGACAAGACCGGCGTGAAGTTCACCGACCTGAAGGGTAATACCTACGCGATGAACGACTGGAAATGGGGCGTGAAGAATACCGGCACCAACGACCAGATCGATACCGACGTCAACGGCGACGGCGTCAGCAAGGTCGGCCTGACGCAGACCGATGCCACGTTCCTCTCCTCCGGCGAGAACGACATGAGCTGGGACGCGGCGATCACGCCGATCGCGATCGACCTGAACGGCGACGGCATCCACACGATCGCCCGCGCCGATTTCACGGGCAGCTTCGACCTGCTGGGCACTGGCAGCGCGATCAAGTCGGGCTGGCTGTCCTCCGGCGACGCGTTCCTGGCGATCGACGCCAACGGCAACGGCCGCATCGACAGCATCGCCGAACTGTTCGGCGGCGCCAGCAAGGGCAGCGGCTTCGCCAAGCTGTCTTCGTTCGACAGCAACGGCGACGGCTTCGTGACCGCGGAAGATGCGCAGTTCTCGGCATTGACGCTGTGGCAGGACGCGAACAGCAACGGCATCACCGATGCGGGCGAACTGGTTTCGCTGGCGCAGGCGGGCGTGACGTCGCTGGCCGTGGCCTTCGAGGAACTGCCGTTCCTGGACGCGAACGGCAACCTGCACCTGGAGCGCAGCAGCGCCGTCGTCAACGGCAACGAAGTGTCGATGACCGACGTGTACTTCAATGTCGACGTGGCCGATGTGACGGCCGCCGGCCTGGAAGCCACCACCATGGCCCAGCTGATCGGCCAGGCCGCCATCGGCGCATAA
- a CDS encoding PEP-CTERM sorting domain-containing protein yields the protein MKTIVSKLSVAVIGTIVMAGAHAATTTVTSIGEHARQGVLATNNFNRASKNVTVQSYDIGTSDGGKFLALCIEPTVAMDRALATTYSVSTYTGFANNVQIQRLFSEYYDDALASTSASLSFQLALWELNNDTGGKLVGTGADVGAFSFAQVPSTGNNKVLLTEANNMVNYALSNAAITQTYTYTLFQSASSQSLVAATISAVPEPSTYAMLGLGLALVGFAARRRKQG from the coding sequence ATGAAAACCATCGTTTCCAAGCTGTCCGTCGCCGTTATCGGTACCATCGTCATGGCCGGCGCACATGCCGCCACCACCACCGTGACCTCGATCGGGGAGCACGCCAGGCAGGGCGTGCTTGCCACGAACAATTTCAACCGTGCATCGAAAAACGTCACCGTGCAGTCGTACGATATCGGCACTTCCGACGGCGGCAAGTTCCTCGCCCTGTGCATCGAGCCGACGGTTGCCATGGACCGCGCACTCGCCACTACCTATTCCGTGTCGACCTATACCGGCTTCGCCAACAACGTCCAGATCCAGCGGCTGTTCTCGGAATACTACGACGACGCGCTTGCCAGCACGTCCGCCAGCCTCAGCTTCCAGCTGGCCCTGTGGGAACTGAACAATGATACCGGCGGCAAACTCGTCGGCACCGGCGCCGATGTGGGCGCGTTCAGCTTCGCCCAGGTGCCCAGCACCGGCAACAACAAGGTCCTGCTGACCGAAGCCAACAACATGGTGAACTATGCGCTGAGCAATGCGGCAATCACGCAGACGTACACCTACACGCTGTTCCAGTCGGCTTCCTCGCAATCGCTCGTCGCAGCGACCATTTCCGCCGTGCCGGAACCGTCGACCTACGCAATGCTGGGCCTGGGCCTGGCACTGGTGGGCTTCGCGGCACGCCGCCGCAAGCAGGGCTGA